A single Venturia canescens isolate UGA chromosome 1, ASM1945775v1, whole genome shotgun sequence DNA region contains:
- the LOC122419462 gene encoding uncharacterized protein, translated as MDDNRCVVIEFVNEENEIGVGYRDWLLPKQLTDAELQEKIDCEEEIKTIWPNCEIGPSNKMKKRLLGCEWEEYVVKVMAFGKWTEMCDVRKNIEKYGVCNVSRDSRRGRTKRKLNSDSESGKSDDNTEPSKTKEKKNSKQLKRLDDLKQKKLKKDFAAKSGTMRKKPKIADESQDSDSDSQLMYSDKPTLIKKISMLQREVEELKIANKVLVSTTDAYKDLLEMKQLITDLIETLQDVKQCSGNTIPNQSQKEDKSSKVALKKGTFLPCSAKDDDNEAIIPNFRESRTIHTHDNGVIDQEQKLKGIVESSRHHATTSSVNNGTNDINDKLFPCSDSAKTTQIKEKKDTSSAGEDEEFSICKKQLSKCRHSNSIVLTGDLMNVLFTRDELRTSTLSGEVSNLQLNKNGQPKKKLNPKKIEFIFDYVKKLFPNEVNIDVTIKQKIQQKCNNATPRPSRQNKLSSKG; from the exons ATGGATGACAACAGATGTGTCGTTATTGAATTCGtgaatgaagaaaacgaaattggTGTTGGATACAGAGATTGGCTTCTTCCAAAACAACTGACCGATGCAGAATTGCAGGAAAAAATAGATTGcgaggaagaaataaaaactatcTGGCCTAATTGCGAGATAGGACCaagtaataaaatgaaaaagcgaCTTTTGGGATGCGAATGGGAAGAATATGTAGTTAAAGTGATGGCTTTCGGCA AATGGACCGAAATGTGTGACGTTCGCAagaatatagaaaaatatggTGTATGCAACGTATCTCGAGATTCTCGTCGTGGTAGGACAAAGCGCAAGCTGAATTCAGATTCCGAATCCGGAAAGAGCGACGATAACACCGAGCCATCAAAAACTAAA gagaaaaaaaattcgaaacaacTCAAACGGCTGGATGAtttgaaacaaaagaaattgaaaaaagattttgctGCAAAGTCGGGAACAATGCGAAAAAAGCCGAAA ATTGCAGATGAATCTCAAGATTCGGATAGTGATTCACAACTGATGTATTCAGACAAACCAACACTCATTAAGAAAATCTCGATGTTGCAACGAGAAGTcgaagaattaaaaattgcaaataaaGTACTCGTTTCAACGACTGATGCTTATAAAG ATTTGCTGGAAATGAAACAGTTGATCACCGATCTTATTGAAACTTTACAAGATGTTAAGCAATGCAGTGGCAACACCATACCAAACCAATCGCAAAAAGAAGATAAATCATCTAAAGTTGCACTTAAGAAAGGGACTTTTCTGCCTTGCTCTGCAAAAGACGATGATAACGAAGCTATCATCCCGAATTTTCGAGAATCACGC ACTATTCATACTCATGATAATGGAGTAATTGATCAAGAGCAAAAATTGAAGGGCATAGTGGAATCGTCCCGACACCACGCCACGACGTCATCGGTCAATAATGGTACGAATGATATCAATGATAAACTTTTTCCGTGTTCGGATTCAGCGAAAACAACTCAAATAAAAGAA aaaaaagatACTTCATCAGCAGGAGAAGATGAAGAATTCAGTATTTGCAAAAAACAATTGTCGAAATGTCGTCATAGCAATTCCATTGTATTAACGGGTGATTTAATGAACGTTTTGTTCACACGCGATGAATTAAGAACTTCAACTTTATCCGGGGAAGTTTCCAATTTGCAGCTTAATAAAAATGgacaaccgaaaaaaaaactgaacccaaaaaaaattgaattcatttTTG ATTACGTCAAGAAACTTTTCCCGAACGAAGTAAACATCGACGTtacaattaaacaaaaaattcaacaaaaatgcaACAACGCGACTCCTCGACCAAGCCGTCAAAACAAGTTGTCGTCAAAGGGTTAA